TGATCTTGAGAACGATCTCGCTGTTGTTTTGGAACTGCATGCTTCCTCCTTTGTGATTGGTTGTAGAAATCGTGCCACGCACGCTTGCCAGCTACAAAGCCTCCGAATCCAAATGGAGGCTAGAAATGCTTCCGTGCCAGTCGCCGTACGACACGAACGAAGCCCAGAAATACTCGGAATGCCATCGAGTCTCTGGAGCGTCGCGAAGCAACTGGATCTGCGCTTGTCTCAGTGCCCTTGCGGGAGAAAGACCATCCCGGAAGAGCCCCTGATAAAACTGGCGCATGAGCTCTGCGGTCGCTTCATCGTCGACGCTCCACAGGCTCGCAATGACGTTCTCGGCCCCGGCGTGGATGAAGCCACGAGTAAGCCCCAGCACGCCTTCACCCCTGAGCTGCTTGCCGAGCGCCGTCTGGCAGGCGCTCAGGACCACCAATTCAGCCGCAAGATCGAGGGAGTAGATGTCGTGCAGTCGGACGACGCCGTTGCGTGGCCTCCCGCGTTCGTCGACCAGCGAGAGCACCAAGCCCGACAACCGAGGTTGTTGGCTGTCGAGAATGCCGTGTGTCGCGAAGTGGAGCACCCTGTAGCTCGCCGTCTCCTCGCTTAGCACCGCCTCACGCGTGGCTTCGAATCCGAGAAGCACCTGGCGGTGCTCCGGACGAACTAGCTGGCTGATGGCGAGGGCCTCGTCGCGGGAGTGATGCAACCGCTGAAAAGACTTCCAGCCGCCGCGCTCCAGTCCTCGCAAAGCCGCGAATTGTGGAGGCAACGAGTCTGGACTCCCTCGAGAATCGTCCTGCATGCCAGCGACGCGCGCGTCCGAGACGCTGAAGGCAGGATCTGCGAACAGCAACAGGACGTTGTCGCCGGCGCTGGGCGATTGGCGTGCTCGTATGGCGGACAGGACCGAAACCGAGGGTACATTAACCACTTCGTGGCCGACGACGAGCGGCTCCGGGTCAGGCAGTATGCCGGCCGGGTTCGGAAGAGCCGCAAATGGAATGTAGCTCAGGGCGCCTTCGGCGACGATCACTAGCGCCTGGCCGTCGAGAGCATGGACTATCGGCCCCAGGAGCAGCTTGCTTAGCTCGAGAGCTTCTCTACGATACATTTTGCGATGTTGCTCCCAGTCCTCGCCGTACCATGCCTTTGCGTCAGTGAGTAGCTCGTAGAC
The genomic region above belongs to bacterium and contains:
- a CDS encoding CHAT domain-containing protein gives rise to the protein MFGSDSPPDGDRLPIGGQSALELAARLGQVRQQGIYNGNLGQAYLDLGRAREALAACDRAYELSAEVQNRRGQAIGLLCTASAHLALEQHEQAATGFAEAERLSRQSGDRNTLAEASVGLAELSRRNGDLPYAIERVESAIGIIESVRTAVDIQRMRASFLANYKSYYDLQIELLMELAGDEPDGQYAAEALRVSERARARSLLELLAEAVPDMRADLDPDLQQRERKLLEDINALASKRLRDRSSLEALQAELDEIERSIRRSHPRYAQLAYAPPLDLDAIQTSVLDETSLLLEYSLGDRRSYLWVVGANRFDVFELPSRETIEAKSQRVYELLTDAKAWYGEDWEQHRKMYRREALELSKLLLGPIVHALDGQALVIVAEGALSYIPFAALPNPAGILPDPEPLVVGHEVVNVPSVSVLSAIRARQSPSAGDNVLLLFADPAFSVSDARVAGMQDDSRGSPDSLPPQFAALRGLERGGWKSFQRLHHSRDEALAISQLVRPEHRQVLLGFEATREAVLSEETASYRVLHFATHGILDSQQPRLSGLVLSLVDERGRPRNGVVRLHDIYSLDLAAELVVLSACQTALGKQLRGEGVLGLTRGFIHAGAENVIASLWSVDDEATAELMRQFYQGLFRDGLSPARALRQAQIQLLRDAPETRWHSEYFWASFVSYGDWHGSISSLHLDSEAL